GCCACATGAACGGAGCGGCATCCGAGCGTCCGGACCCGTTCGAGCCAATCCGGCGGGATGGCGTCCACCAGCAGGCCACGGGGCAATCCGGGGGCATTGCGGGCGGCGGCGGCCAGGGCCAGGTCCGAAAATGACGAGAGCAGTGGCGGCGGGCTCGCGTCCGCCCAGCGCCGCGCCGTCTCGGCCGCGACGACCGCGCCGGTCCTGGCCGGGTCGGCATCCGCAGCCACCTTGATCTCGATGTTCATCCACTGGCCCTGGGATCGGCTCAGGGCACAGGCCGCTTCCAGGGTTGGTACGCGCTCACCGGCGAACTCGTTGCCGAACCAGACGCCAGCATCCAGCACGCGCAACGCCTCGAGCGTCGACCGGATCGCCGGACCGCTGCCGTCAGTGGTGCGGTCGAGGGTGTCGTCGTGCAGGAGAAAAGGCGTGCCGCACGCGGCGACCTGGGCATCGACTTCGACGCCGCCGAAGCCCAGGGAAGCGGAAAGCCTGAGCGCGACGAGGGTGTTTTCGGGAGCCAGCACGCCTGCGCCGCGGTGGGCGAGGATGCGCGGATAGGGCCAACGGGTCTTCGTGAGCATGGGATCTTGAGAAATCAGGGCGCGAACACCATTTTCGAGCGTGGCTCGCGCAGGTTGCGGGCGTATAATTCCGTTTCGATTTTCGAGGGATATCATGCCGATTTACGAGTATCGCTGCGACAAGTGCGGCCTCGAGAAGGAATTCCTGCAGAAGGT
This region of Betaproteobacteria bacterium genomic DNA includes:
- the ugpQ gene encoding glycerophosphodiester phosphodiesterase, with the translated sequence MLTKTRWPYPRILAHRGAGVLAPENTLVALRLSASLGFGGVEVDAQVAACGTPFLLHDDTLDRTTDGSGPAIRSTLEALRVLDAGVWFGNEFAGERVPTLEAACALSRSQGQWMNIEIKVAADADPARTGAVVAAETARRWADASPPPLLSSFSDLALAAAARNAPGLPRGLLVDAIPPDWLERVRTLGCRSVHVAQQHLTAEWVETIHGEGIAVLAYTVNEPGRAITLFEWGVDAIVTDELREIRPDFLAVYGLGR